The following is a genomic window from Maniola hyperantus chromosome 15, iAphHyp1.2, whole genome shotgun sequence.
aactgattttgacgaaatttggtacagccaCAGCTTGCATCTAGGGGAAGGGGACATAGACTtcttttatccccgaaaatcaaagagttcccacggaatttttaaaaatctaaatccacgcggacaaagacgcgggcatcgtctagttcagaatacaaataaaacaatgtaTGTACCCCACCTATGTTATAATACATaatagatttatattttttcaggtGGTCAAAGAAATTGGATTCAAGTTCTTTGCAATGGAGGCATGGCTACTCAACTAGGGCTGCTGTACTTGTTAGATGTTGGGTCATCTGAGAGGCCAATTAACTTCTTGAATGATTACAGAGCATCCTGGCTCAGTATTGGGGTTCTTGGTaagatttaaaatttattttttgggtTAGCAGTTAGAACTGAAGCTACATTGAGTAGGGACTCAAGATACAGACTTGTGTAGTATGTACTACACACTAATGAGGTTATTTTGAACAACAAAGTTACAAATTGTTGGAGTTGTTTTGAATGTCTATTTTACATGTCTCACACCCAggtttactcacgtgtttagtcgacgtaagcccgacgtAAGTCGCGACGCGTGCCcaaactgagtccctgtgaaaaatgACCCggaatgggttcgaaactagtcgggcttacgtcgactaaacacgtgagcaaAGCCAGatgtgagacatgtataattgaaatcactcacgatactctataatgtctattttgactAGTTATATTCTAATATTGCTTTCAGGTGTGTTTGCATGTTGCAACGGTGACACATGGGCCTCCGAACTAGGCACTGTCTTAAGTAAATCTGATCCATACTTAATAACAACATGGAAAAGAGTGCCTAAAGGAACAAACGGAGGGGTCAGTGCTATTGGCACCTTAGTCAGCACTTTAGGAGGTCTTGTCATCGGCCTGGCTCATTACttaacaattttatattttgctgACCGGTCATTGCTTATGTATGCACCTCCACAGTGGCCTATCATTTTATATGGAGCATTAGCAGGCCTTATTGGAAGTGTTATTGATTCATTGTTAGGTGCAACTTTGCAATACTCAGGTGAGAATAAACCAACTGGGTTTCATTAATTTACGGTCTTCACATTGCTgacacacagtggcgtgcacagggtttgaagccagggtaggcattagttaggtaggaacctgtttactggcaggtcataatgaaaaatatgcattgagcttacaactggggtaagcagtgcatttatgcctctatgacctgcacgccactgctcataCTTAtgctatgtgacgttttgtcggtctcaaagacagagaatgctctacaaaaccgctatcccTTTCTCAAGGTATTGcacttacattattttctgccgcgtactatactccatttatatttttatttagattggGTAACTATATTGAACTCTTTTTTTCCATATTTCAGGTGTTGATAAAGATGGAAAGATAGTCTCACATTCCAGCTTAAGTGTCAAACATATAAGTGGAAGCAATATTCTGGATAATCATAGTGTTAACCTGCTATCAACAATTATAATGGGATTACTTTTGCCGACAATCATCAAAAATTTATAGCGGTTATAAATTCCATTTTGTGTtatttgttatacctacttaatttattttatcaagaatggtgtataatattaataatatggaTAAATGAAGTACCTAATaagatacttacttatttactttttatgagtaggtatatagttaatactgtattttaaattatttatatatttttcaaattaattacCAAGTATGTACTTAAAcctcaaaagttttattttctttccaaatattacaagtacctacctacttattaactaaACAGCCAGTATAAGAAACTTGGCGCCACCAACTTGGAAAAGATggaaataaatcataaatgaaAGAGCGAGTAGGTATGTGGAAATATTCAATTCAGcggtattatattaatattagtattgatattATAGAGTAAATGAGCAAGGAGGCTTGGAGGGTCAAAGGTTACTCAGACAGATAGAATAGCGAGCAGTGATTTAACTAAACCACTGACCTTAGGAATTAATAAGATGACCCTATTATTacgattaaaattattta
Proteins encoded in this region:
- the LOC117988952 gene encoding transmembrane protein 19; translated protein: MAEDTKIGNDKSSAEKKGLQNNHILTVLLITIVIPLSMSMWIINLVYSKLILNTEGFDEPVVIEPTRWLTSCLLPITVAIYGYRKKSLNISGALLGLVVAFVLTLANYCFLIDLLVFFLSSSKATRFKPHLKRKIEEDFKEGGQRNWIQVLCNGGMATQLGLLYLLDVGSSERPINFLNDYRASWLSIGVLGVFACCNGDTWASELGTVLSKSDPYLITTWKRVPKGTNGGVSAIGTLVSTLGGLVIGLAHYLTILYFADRSLLMYAPPQWPIILYGALAGLIGSVIDSLLGATLQYSGVDKDGKIVSHSSLSVKHISGSNILDNHSVNLLSTIIMGLLLPTIIKNL